In Pectinophora gossypiella chromosome 1, ilPecGoss1.1, whole genome shotgun sequence, one genomic interval encodes:
- the LOC126366508 gene encoding UPF0184 protein AAEL002161-like produces the protein MAGQEDNKCHGEGDVSDDTVDPTDSEQTQTTDVNFTEEYDFLDSKLDELNSALDFLEKKNDDIHERLKELLQSSRDIRQQLRSENMEVDLNN, from the exons ATGGCAGGACAAGAGGACAATAAATGTCACGGGGAAGGCGATGTCTCTGATGATACCGTAGACCCAACTGATTCCGAACAAACTCAGACTACTGATGTAAATTTTACAGAAG aATATGACTTCCTGGATTCTAAACTTGATGAGTTAAACTCTGCTCTAGATTTCTTAGAGAAAAAGAATGATGACATACATGAGAGGCTGAAAGAACTTCTGCAGTCCAGCAGGGATATAAGGCAACAACTGCGTAGTGAAAATATGGAAGTTGatttgaataattaa
- the LOC126366501 gene encoding probable NADH dehydrogenase [ubiquinone] iron-sulfur protein 6, mitochondrial, with amino-acid sequence MNTVKRVSPLFNYLRSRSVAPIIARSASDTDVVTHTGQQWEPNDYRLVRFMNAPKQVNPNWSVNLIAAVPPKETTKRVVWCDGGDGPEGHPRVYINLDKPGDHACGYCGLRFVKIDDGCH; translated from the exons ATGAATACAGTTAAACGTGTATCtcctttatttaattatttaagatcTAGAAGCGTGGCTCCTATCATTGCCCGAAGCGCTTCGGACACGGATGTTGTTACACATACTGGCCAA CAATGGGAACCCAATGACTATAGACTTGTTCGATTCATGAATGCACCAAAACAAGTCAATCCTAATTGGTCTGTTAATTTAATTGCGGCAGTTCCTCCCAAAGAAACAACCAAACGAGTGGTGTGGTGTGATGGAGGCGATGGTCCAGAAGGCCACCCTAGAGTCTACATCAACCTG gATAAACCTGGAGACCATGCCTGTGGTTACTGTGGTCTACGTTTTGTAAAGATTGATGATGGTTGCCATTAG